The following coding sequences are from one Streptomyces sp. NBC_00536 window:
- a CDS encoding Imm32 family immunity protein, which produces MDEPVIKVQSSVGEALITANAEGLRLLAERLLELANPDLRNGYHLHLDAGVDLEDGSSGLVLERDDSL; this is translated from the coding sequence ATGGATGAACCGGTGATCAAGGTGCAGAGCTCAGTTGGCGAGGCCCTCATAACGGCCAACGCGGAGGGACTTCGCCTCCTCGCGGAGCGACTGTTGGAACTTGCCAACCCTGACCTGCGGAACGGGTACCACCTTCACCTTGATGCGGGCGTTGACCTTGAGGACGGCTCGTCCGGCCTCGTTCTGGAGCGTGACGACTCGCTCTAG
- a CDS encoding NUDIX hydrolase, with the protein MKFIVLVGAIPVIDGHVLVLQRSMSEKFMPGAWGLPCGKIEFGEDLETAVLRELREESGITGTVRRIVGYSTFMSQKDGEEVHNVQVNFEVEAPDKEVVLDRSNQDFRWVRLDELSESKLDDFTVNTIKQVFRTEIPHGAFSHDGSTV; encoded by the coding sequence GTGAAGTTCATCGTTCTCGTCGGCGCCATCCCGGTCATCGACGGCCATGTCCTCGTGCTGCAGCGCAGCATGTCGGAGAAGTTCATGCCGGGCGCGTGGGGGCTGCCCTGCGGAAAGATCGAATTCGGCGAAGACCTCGAAACAGCCGTCCTGCGCGAACTGCGCGAGGAATCCGGAATCACCGGCACGGTCCGGCGGATCGTGGGCTATTCCACCTTCATGAGCCAGAAGGACGGCGAGGAAGTCCACAACGTCCAGGTCAACTTCGAGGTCGAGGCCCCGGACAAGGAAGTCGTACTGGACCGCTCCAACCAGGACTTCCGCTGGGTACGGCTCGATGAACTGAGCGAATCCAAGCTCGACGACTTCACGGTCAACACCATCAAGCAGGTCTTTCGGACGGAGATTCCGCATGGGGCGTTCAGCCACGATGGGAGCACTGTTTAG
- a CDS encoding HD domain-containing protein translates to MTDSTPLPPPPPAPPLTLTEVEALARAAHAGQTDKAGRPYAEHLAAVAEGVRIRGGSTGQQAAAWLHDAVEDDALSREWLETAALPRSVKDMVLAVTKRPGEPVEEYTARILATPGALLVKEADLAHNADPARLSVLDEPTRLRLTRKYARVRSLLGL, encoded by the coding sequence ATGACCGACAGCACACCACTTCCACCGCCCCCGCCCGCGCCCCCGCTCACCCTCACCGAGGTCGAGGCCCTGGCCCGCGCGGCGCACGCGGGCCAGACCGACAAGGCCGGGCGTCCGTACGCCGAGCACCTCGCCGCCGTCGCCGAGGGCGTCCGTATCCGCGGCGGCAGCACCGGGCAGCAGGCGGCGGCCTGGCTGCACGACGCGGTCGAGGACGACGCCCTGAGCCGGGAGTGGCTGGAAACCGCCGCCCTCCCGCGGTCCGTGAAGGACATGGTCCTGGCGGTCACCAAGCGCCCGGGCGAACCGGTCGAGGAGTACACCGCGCGCATCCTGGCCACCCCGGGAGCCCTGCTGGTCAAGGAGGCCGACCTCGCCCACAACGCGGACCCGGCCCGGCTGTCCGTCCTGGACGAGCCGACCCGGCTGCGCTTGACCCGCAAATATGCCCGCGTGCGGTCCCTGCTCGGCCTCTGA
- a CDS encoding pyridoxal phosphate-dependent decarboxylase family protein, with protein sequence MDPTLAADLADLPALLDATRRAAADTLATLAERPVVPPPAPRPDVHPSPPPGARPGPPQAANPGPPQAANPGPPPGARLPDKGTGLADTLAAFQERWAPRFSASAGPRYLGFVTGGVTPAALAGDWLTAAHDQNSNSALDPAGQDLERETTHWLRELFGLGDAHTGTFVSGATMSNTTGLAVAREWLGERAGVSPAEDGAAALGPVRVLSGAPHSSIAKALAVLGLGRAALVPVPTLPGREAVDPAALDRALADAPGPCVVVANAGTVNTVDFDDLRAVAALRERHGFWLHTDAAFGAFAALSPEHAHLTDGLGAADSVTVDLHKWLNVPYDSAVLFTRRRDLQARVFQNSAAYLGPLGDHPDLVHLTPENSHRLRALAAWFTLRAYGRQGHREIVERDISCARALGAELAGDPAFTLLAPVRLNVVCFTLATDPTPARLTALREAANGEVFVTPTVFAGTPALRAAFSNWRTTPADVHRAARALRAAAEGIA encoded by the coding sequence ATGGATCCCACGCTCGCCGCCGATCTCGCCGACCTCCCCGCACTGCTCGACGCCACCCGCCGCGCAGCCGCCGACACGCTGGCCACCCTGGCCGAGCGTCCCGTCGTACCACCGCCCGCCCCAAGGCCGGACGTTCACCCCAGCCCACCGCCAGGTGCACGACCCGGCCCACCGCAAGCCGCGAACCCCGGCCCACCGCAAGCCGCGAACCCCGGCCCACCGCCAGGTGCACGGCTCCCGGACAAGGGCACCGGCCTCGCCGACACCCTCGCCGCCTTCCAGGAACGCTGGGCCCCCCGCTTCTCCGCCTCCGCCGGCCCCCGCTACCTCGGCTTCGTCACCGGCGGCGTCACCCCCGCCGCCCTCGCCGGGGACTGGCTGACCGCCGCCCACGACCAGAACTCCAACTCCGCCCTCGATCCGGCCGGCCAGGACCTGGAGCGCGAGACCACCCACTGGCTGCGCGAACTCTTCGGGCTCGGCGACGCCCACACCGGCACCTTCGTCAGCGGCGCCACCATGTCCAACACCACCGGCCTCGCCGTCGCCCGCGAGTGGCTGGGGGAGCGCGCCGGGGTCTCCCCGGCCGAGGACGGCGCGGCCGCCCTCGGCCCGGTCCGGGTGCTGTCCGGCGCCCCGCACTCCTCCATCGCCAAGGCCCTCGCCGTCCTCGGCCTCGGCCGCGCGGCCCTGGTCCCCGTGCCGACCCTGCCCGGCCGCGAGGCCGTCGACCCGGCCGCCCTGGACCGGGCCCTCGCCGACGCCCCCGGCCCCTGCGTGGTCGTCGCCAACGCGGGCACCGTCAACACCGTCGACTTCGACGACCTCCGCGCCGTGGCCGCGCTCCGCGAACGCCACGGCTTCTGGCTCCACACCGACGCCGCCTTCGGCGCCTTCGCGGCCCTCTCGCCCGAGCACGCCCACCTCACCGACGGCCTCGGTGCGGCCGATTCCGTCACCGTCGACCTCCACAAGTGGCTCAACGTCCCTTACGACAGCGCCGTCCTGTTCACCCGCCGCCGCGACCTCCAGGCCCGCGTGTTCCAGAACTCCGCCGCCTACCTCGGCCCGCTCGGCGACCACCCCGACCTGGTCCACCTCACCCCCGAGAACTCCCACCGGCTGCGCGCTCTGGCGGCCTGGTTCACGCTGCGGGCGTACGGGCGCCAGGGCCACCGGGAGATCGTCGAACGGGACATCTCCTGCGCCCGGGCCCTCGGCGCGGAACTGGCCGGCGACCCGGCCTTCACGCTGCTCGCACCGGTCCGGCTGAACGTCGTCTGCTTCACCCTCGCCACCGACCCCACCCCGGCCCGCCTGACCGCCCTGCGCGAGGCGGCGAACGGCGAGGTCTTCGTCACCCCCACCGTCTTCGCGGGAACCCCGGCCCTGCGCGCCGCGTTCTCCAACTGGCGCACCACGCCCGCCGATGTGCACCGGGCCGCCCGGGCCCTGCGCGCCGCCGCCGAGGGGATCGCATGA
- a CDS encoding DUF4232 domain-containing protein gives MRLSEEQEDAAMGLRAGGLRLVNCGTQAYRLDGYPEVRVLDADARPVARVAVVHGSGGISTGVPGMDRPPEPVVLMPGESASFPLLWRNTVTDGAAVDGRYVEVVPRPGDAAVRLELVHSLDLGTTGKLGIGPWQPARTAP, from the coding sequence GTGCGGCTCAGTGAGGAGCAGGAGGACGCGGCGATGGGGCTGCGGGCCGGGGGGCTGCGGCTGGTCAACTGCGGGACGCAGGCCTACCGGCTGGACGGCTACCCCGAGGTACGGGTGCTCGACGCGGATGCGCGGCCGGTGGCGCGGGTGGCGGTGGTGCACGGCTCGGGCGGGATCAGCACGGGCGTGCCCGGCATGGACCGACCCCCGGAGCCGGTGGTCCTGATGCCGGGTGAGAGCGCGAGTTTCCCGCTGCTGTGGCGGAACACGGTCACGGACGGGGCCGCGGTCGACGGCCGTTACGTCGAGGTGGTGCCGCGCCCGGGGGACGCGGCGGTGCGGTTGGAGCTCGTCCACTCCCTTGACCTCGGGACGACCGGGAAGCTCGGCATCGGCCCGTGGCAGCCCGCGAGGACGGCACCGTGA
- a CDS encoding AAA family ATPase has product MIVWLNGPFGGGKTQTAHELLRRLPGSVVCDPEHIGFGLHRARPPALRGDFQDLPAWRQGVFEVLDLAAARHPGPGVVLVPMTVTEPRYFAETVGRLRERSHDVRHFALLAERATVLRRVRERGLGRGLKRESFAVARLDGALGPVVTLPSSPEGRPRGVWRRECVPDAAGQTGM; this is encoded by the coding sequence GTGATCGTCTGGCTCAACGGCCCCTTCGGCGGCGGCAAGACGCAGACCGCGCACGAGCTGCTGCGGCGGCTGCCCGGCAGTGTGGTGTGCGATCCCGAGCACATCGGCTTCGGGCTGCACCGCGCGCGGCCGCCCGCGCTGCGCGGGGACTTCCAGGACCTCCCGGCCTGGCGCCAGGGCGTGTTCGAGGTGCTGGACCTGGCCGCCGCGCGACACCCGGGCCCGGGGGTGGTGCTGGTCCCGATGACTGTCACCGAGCCGCGCTACTTCGCCGAGACGGTCGGGCGGCTGCGCGAACGGAGCCACGACGTACGGCACTTCGCCCTGCTGGCCGAGCGTGCGACCGTACTGCGGCGGGTCCGCGAGCGCGGTCTGGGCCGCGGCCTCAAGCGCGAGAGCTTCGCCGTCGCGCGCCTCGACGGGGCCCTGGGTCCTGTCGTCACATTGCCGTCGTCGCCCGAAGGGCGGCCCCGCGGCGTCTGGCGGCGAGAGTGCGTGCCAGACGCCGCGGGGCAGACGGGAATGTGA
- a CDS encoding ABC transporter ATP-binding protein: MGFGRGSDGEWDVTGAGHVPGVAPAVELSDVRRSYGRGAGTVHALRGIDLSLPSGSFTAVMGPSGSGKSTFLQCAAGLDHPTSGSVRLGGTEITGMNENQLTALRRSRLGFIFQAFNLLPSLTVEQNVLLPLRLAGGRATAGGPARAAALLAQVGLEGKGHRRPGELSGGQQQRVAIARALVTRPDVVFADEPTGALDTTTAAEVLALLRGAVDSLGATVVMVTHDPAAAAHADQVLFLADGLIADRLPRSPAHAVASRMTTLTHPAAAA; this comes from the coding sequence ATGGGGTTCGGGCGCGGCAGCGATGGCGAGTGGGACGTGACGGGGGCCGGACACGTCCCGGGGGTCGCCCCCGCCGTGGAACTGAGCGACGTACGCCGCTCCTACGGGCGGGGCGCGGGCACCGTCCACGCCCTGCGCGGCATCGACCTCAGCCTGCCGAGCGGCAGCTTCACCGCCGTGATGGGCCCCTCCGGCTCCGGCAAGTCCACCTTCCTGCAGTGCGCCGCCGGACTGGACCACCCCACCTCCGGCTCCGTCCGCCTCGGCGGCACCGAGATCACCGGCATGAACGAGAACCAGCTCACCGCCCTGCGCCGCAGCCGCCTCGGCTTCATCTTCCAGGCCTTCAACCTGCTGCCCTCGCTCACCGTCGAGCAGAACGTCCTGCTCCCGCTGCGCCTCGCGGGCGGCCGGGCCACGGCGGGCGGCCCCGCCCGCGCCGCCGCCCTGCTCGCCCAGGTCGGCCTCGAAGGCAAGGGACACCGCCGCCCCGGCGAACTCTCTGGCGGCCAGCAGCAGCGCGTGGCCATCGCCCGGGCCCTGGTCACCCGCCCCGACGTCGTCTTCGCGGACGAGCCCACCGGAGCCCTGGACACCACCACCGCGGCCGAGGTCCTCGCCCTGCTCCGGGGCGCGGTGGACAGCCTCGGCGCGACCGTGGTCATGGTCACCCACGACCCGGCCGCCGCCGCCCACGCCGACCAGGTCCTCTTCCTCGCCGACGGCCTGATCGCGGACCGCCTGCCGCGCAGCCCCGCCCACGCGGTCGCGTCCCGCATGACCACCCTCACCCACCCGGCCGCCGCCGCCTGA
- a CDS encoding PP2C family protein-serine/threonine phosphatase: METLTARLRKTSHRVRTALRKSAVDYFRGDASDWLAFGGLILTVPAITWGTLLLPVWFSPSALVLPIVAGGLLLRPASLLALYAASASALIVEALVLGPYTEGPARVTPGTILVVAACGFFGLVIAQFRSRVGVPWRRGGTMLFDLRERIRVQSKLPDLPRGWHREMALRPAGGQSFSGDFVVAARTNAGRTLEVVLTDVSGKGMDAGSRALLLSGAFGGLLGSLPPRDFLPAANGYLLRQDWDEGFATSIHLVLDLETGDYDLLSAGHLPALQLSAGTGRWQEKSGEGPLLGVYDGATFEAAHGNLRRGDVLMLFTDGLVETADRDISEGIDRLTGEADRYVASGWEGATWHLIEKVAKDVNDDRALLLIRRSI; the protein is encoded by the coding sequence ATGGAGACCCTCACGGCACGGCTGCGGAAGACCTCGCACCGGGTCCGCACAGCCCTGCGCAAATCCGCCGTCGACTACTTCCGCGGTGACGCCTCCGACTGGCTCGCCTTCGGCGGCCTGATCCTCACCGTCCCCGCGATCACCTGGGGCACGCTCCTGCTGCCCGTCTGGTTCTCGCCGTCCGCGCTCGTCCTGCCCATCGTCGCGGGCGGCCTGCTGCTGCGCCCCGCCAGCCTGCTCGCCCTCTACGCCGCCTCCGCGAGCGCGCTGATCGTCGAGGCCCTGGTCCTCGGCCCGTACACCGAAGGGCCCGCCCGGGTCACCCCCGGCACCATCCTGGTCGTCGCCGCCTGCGGCTTCTTCGGGCTGGTCATCGCCCAGTTCCGCAGCCGCGTCGGCGTGCCCTGGAGACGCGGCGGCACCATGCTCTTCGACCTGCGCGAACGCATCCGGGTCCAGAGCAAACTGCCCGACCTGCCGCGCGGCTGGCACCGCGAGATGGCCCTGCGCCCGGCGGGCGGCCAGTCGTTCTCCGGCGACTTCGTGGTCGCCGCCCGGACCAACGCCGGCCGCACCCTCGAAGTCGTCCTCACCGACGTCTCCGGCAAGGGCATGGACGCGGGCTCCCGCGCCCTGCTCCTCTCCGGCGCCTTCGGCGGCCTGCTCGGCTCGCTGCCCCCGCGGGACTTCCTGCCCGCCGCCAACGGCTACCTGCTGCGCCAGGACTGGGACGAGGGCTTCGCCACCTCCATCCACCTCGTCCTCGACCTGGAGACCGGCGACTACGACCTGCTCTCGGCCGGCCACCTGCCCGCCCTCCAGCTCTCCGCGGGCACCGGCCGCTGGCAGGAAAAGAGCGGCGAGGGCCCGCTCCTCGGCGTCTACGACGGGGCCACCTTCGAGGCCGCGCACGGCAACCTCCGCCGCGGCGACGTCCTGATGCTCTTCACCGACGGGCTCGTCGAAACCGCCGACCGCGACATCAGCGAGGGCATCGACCGGCTCACCGGCGAAGCCGACCGCTACGTCGCCTCCGGCTGGGAGGGCGCGACCTGGCACCTGATCGAGAAGGTCGCCAAGGACGTCAACGACGACCGCGCGCTGCTGCTGATCCGCCGCTCGATCTGA
- a CDS encoding GNAT family N-acetyltransferase encodes MAHETRVLRPEEWDVWYDHLELAFGGVPEAAEERELYRSLTETGRSLGVWDGETCVASAGAFTFRVSVPGGALVPAAGVTMVGVTPTHRRRGLLGALMRRQLDDIRAGGEPLAVLTASDPAIYGRFGYGTATYALAVDIDTTRVGLRLPPGTDGVRLRLVDPEKGLAACEEVYAELVPRRPGMTARQPGWERQALLDPESNRAGRSPLKCVLAERETDGRVVGYARYRVRPDWDPAGSAGVVDVQDLDALDPAAYGALWSYVFGIDLTWTVRAHKRPVDDPLLHLVSDVRRARPRTRDSMHVRLVDLGAALEARTYGAPVDVVFEVADAFCPWNAGRWRLTGDAKGASCARTGDPAELALSVAELGAAYLGGVTLTSLAGAGLVTELRPGALAEASRAFVSDLAPWLPHGF; translated from the coding sequence ATGGCTCATGAGACGCGGGTATTGCGGCCCGAAGAATGGGATGTCTGGTACGACCATCTGGAGCTGGCCTTCGGCGGTGTGCCGGAGGCGGCGGAAGAGCGTGAACTGTACAGGTCACTGACGGAGACCGGGCGTTCGCTGGGGGTCTGGGACGGGGAGACCTGCGTGGCCTCGGCGGGTGCCTTCACCTTCCGGGTCTCGGTGCCCGGCGGGGCGCTGGTCCCGGCGGCGGGCGTGACCATGGTCGGCGTGACGCCGACGCACCGGCGGCGGGGGCTGCTCGGCGCGCTGATGCGCCGGCAACTGGACGACATCCGTGCGGGTGGCGAGCCGCTCGCCGTGCTGACGGCGTCGGATCCGGCGATCTACGGACGGTTCGGCTACGGCACGGCGACGTACGCGCTGGCCGTCGACATCGACACGACCCGGGTCGGGCTCCGGCTGCCGCCGGGGACGGACGGCGTGCGGCTGCGCCTGGTGGATCCGGAGAAGGGCCTGGCCGCGTGCGAGGAGGTGTACGCGGAGCTGGTGCCGCGGCGGCCCGGGATGACGGCGCGGCAGCCGGGCTGGGAGCGGCAGGCGCTGCTCGATCCTGAGTCGAACCGCGCGGGGCGCTCCCCGCTGAAGTGCGTGCTGGCGGAGCGGGAGACGGACGGGCGGGTGGTGGGTTACGCCCGCTACCGGGTGCGGCCGGACTGGGACCCGGCCGGTTCGGCCGGGGTGGTGGACGTCCAGGACCTCGACGCGCTGGACCCGGCGGCGTACGGGGCGCTGTGGTCGTACGTCTTCGGGATCGACCTGACCTGGACGGTACGGGCGCACAAGCGGCCGGTGGACGATCCGCTGCTGCACCTGGTCAGTGACGTGCGCCGGGCGCGGCCGCGCACCCGGGACTCGATGCACGTGCGTCTGGTGGACCTCGGGGCGGCGCTGGAGGCCCGGACGTACGGGGCTCCGGTGGACGTGGTCTTCGAGGTGGCGGACGCCTTCTGCCCGTGGAACGCGGGGCGCTGGCGGCTGACCGGCGATGCCAAGGGGGCGTCCTGCGCGCGGACCGGGGATCCGGCGGAGCTGGCCCTGTCGGTGGCGGAGCTGGGCGCGGCCTATCTGGGCGGGGTCACCCTGACGTCACTGGCGGGCGCGGGTCTGGTCACCGAGCTGCGGCCGGGCGCGCTGGCGGAGGCCTCCCGGGCCTTCGTGAGCGACCTGGCGCCCTGGCTCCCGCACGGGTTCTAG
- a CDS encoding Fpg/Nei family DNA glycosylase produces MPEGHTIHRLAQDHAERFAGRALRVSSPQGRFAESAALLDGRELDTAEAHGKHLFLGFDGPAGDWVHIHLGLFGKYGFGPVPAPPATDTVRLRLVGREQYADLRGPTTCALITGAEKQAIHERLGPDPLRPADDPDRAWARISRSRTTIAALLMDQKIVAGVGNVYRAEVLFRHGIDPYRPGRDITRAEWDAMWRDLAALMREGVRLNRIDTVRPEHTPEAMGRPPRVDDHGGEVYVYRRAHLPCLLCGGEIRTADLAARNLFWCPGCQPR; encoded by the coding sequence GTGCCCGAGGGGCATACGATCCACCGCCTCGCCCAGGACCACGCCGAGCGCTTCGCGGGCCGGGCGCTGCGCGTCAGCAGCCCCCAGGGCCGCTTCGCCGAGAGCGCGGCCCTGCTCGACGGCCGGGAACTCGACACCGCCGAGGCGCACGGCAAGCACCTCTTCCTCGGCTTCGACGGCCCCGCCGGGGACTGGGTCCACATCCACCTCGGCCTCTTCGGCAAGTACGGCTTCGGACCCGTCCCCGCCCCGCCCGCCACGGACACCGTGCGGCTGCGCCTCGTCGGCCGCGAGCAGTACGCCGACCTGCGCGGCCCCACCACCTGCGCGCTGATCACCGGCGCCGAGAAGCAGGCGATACACGAGCGCCTCGGCCCGGACCCGCTGCGCCCCGCCGACGACCCCGACCGGGCCTGGGCGCGGATCTCCCGCTCCCGCACCACCATCGCCGCGCTCCTCATGGACCAGAAGATCGTGGCGGGCGTCGGCAACGTCTACCGCGCCGAGGTCCTCTTCCGGCACGGCATCGACCCCTACCGGCCCGGCCGGGACATCACGCGCGCCGAATGGGACGCGATGTGGCGCGACCTCGCCGCGCTGATGCGCGAGGGCGTCCGGCTGAACCGCATCGACACCGTCCGCCCGGAGCACACCCCCGAGGCCATGGGCCGCCCGCCGCGCGTGGACGACCACGGCGGCGAGGTCTACGTCTACCGCCGCGCGCACCTGCCCTGCCTGCTGTGCGGCGGCGAGATCCGCACCGCCGACCTCGCCGCCCGCAACCTCTTCTGGTGCCCGGGCTGCCAGCCCAGGTAG
- a CDS encoding ribose-5-phosphate isomerase, which translates to MRVYLGSDHAGYELKNHLVEWLKAQGHEAVDCGPHIYDALDDYPPFCLRAAEQTAADPDSLGIVIGGSGNGEAIAANKVKGVRAALAWSEQTAALGREHNNANVISIGGRMHTAEESTKFVEIFLATPYSDEERHTRRIEMLSAYETTGELPPIPAHHPQG; encoded by the coding sequence ATGCGCGTCTACCTCGGCTCCGACCATGCCGGCTACGAACTGAAGAACCACCTCGTCGAGTGGCTCAAGGCCCAGGGCCACGAGGCCGTCGACTGCGGTCCCCACATCTACGACGCCCTGGACGACTACCCGCCGTTCTGCCTGCGCGCCGCGGAGCAGACCGCCGCGGACCCGGACAGCCTCGGCATCGTCATCGGCGGCTCCGGCAACGGCGAGGCCATCGCCGCGAACAAGGTCAAGGGCGTCCGCGCCGCGCTGGCCTGGAGCGAGCAGACCGCCGCCCTCGGCCGCGAGCACAACAACGCCAACGTCATCTCCATCGGCGGGCGCATGCACACCGCCGAGGAGTCGACGAAGTTCGTCGAGATCTTCCTGGCGACCCCGTACTCCGACGAGGAGCGCCACACCCGCCGGATCGAGATGCTCTCCGCCTACGAGACCACCGGCGAGCTGCCCCCGATCCCGGCCCACCACCCGCAGGGCTGA
- a CDS encoding amino acid permease has product MSSTTTLQKSGGSTGEPGDTQPSDGLKAGLKNRHLSMIAIGGVIGAGLFVGSGGGIAKAGPAILISYALVGAMVVFVMRMLGEMAAASPNSGSFSAYADRALGRWAGFSIGWLYWFFWVVVLAVEATAGASILESWVPAVPQWAWALIVMVVLTVTNLGSVASYGEFEFWFAGIKVVAIGGFVIVGMLAVFGVLPGSDNPGAGFAHLTDTGGFMPNGIGSVLTGVLMVVFSFMGSEIVTLAAGESEDPRRAVTKATNSVIWRIGIFYLGSIFIVLTLLPWNDKSITEKGSYVAALDSIGIAHAGQIMNVIVLTAVLSCLNSGLYTASRMAFSLGERGDAPKIFAKVSKNGVPVAAILGSVVFGFIAVYFNYAFKDTVFNFLLNSSGAIALFVWLAICFTQLRMRAILLREAPEKLTVKMWFFPYLTWLTAAMISFVLVYMLFDDDNREVVLLSLLVAAVVLAIGTALDFKRRKDAKQDELQDAASV; this is encoded by the coding sequence ATGAGCTCCACGACGACCCTTCAGAAGTCAGGCGGCTCCACCGGTGAACCCGGTGACACCCAGCCCTCCGACGGTCTGAAGGCCGGTCTCAAGAACCGCCACCTGTCCATGATCGCCATTGGCGGCGTCATCGGCGCCGGCCTCTTCGTCGGCTCCGGCGGCGGCATCGCCAAGGCCGGTCCCGCCATCCTGATCTCCTACGCGCTGGTCGGCGCGATGGTCGTCTTCGTGATGCGGATGCTCGGTGAGATGGCCGCGGCCAGCCCGAACTCCGGCTCCTTCTCCGCGTACGCCGACCGGGCGCTCGGCCGCTGGGCCGGTTTCTCCATCGGCTGGCTGTACTGGTTCTTCTGGGTCGTCGTCCTGGCCGTGGAGGCCACGGCCGGCGCGAGCATCCTGGAGAGCTGGGTCCCGGCCGTCCCGCAGTGGGCCTGGGCGCTGATCGTGATGGTCGTCCTGACCGTCACCAACCTCGGCTCGGTCGCCTCGTACGGCGAGTTCGAGTTCTGGTTCGCGGGCATCAAGGTTGTCGCCATCGGCGGCTTCGTGATCGTCGGCATGCTGGCCGTCTTCGGCGTGCTGCCGGGCTCGGACAACCCGGGCGCGGGCTTCGCGCACCTGACCGACACCGGCGGGTTCATGCCCAACGGCATCGGATCGGTCCTGACCGGTGTCCTGATGGTCGTCTTCTCCTTCATGGGCAGCGAGATCGTCACCCTCGCCGCCGGTGAGTCCGAGGACCCGCGCCGCGCGGTCACCAAGGCCACCAACTCGGTGATCTGGCGGATCGGCATCTTCTACCTCGGCTCGATCTTCATCGTGCTGACCCTGCTGCCGTGGAACGACAAGTCGATCACCGAGAAGGGCTCGTACGTCGCCGCCCTCGACTCGATCGGCATCGCGCACGCGGGCCAGATCATGAACGTGATCGTCCTGACGGCCGTGCTGTCCTGCCTGAACTCGGGCCTCTACACCGCGTCCCGCATGGCGTTCTCGCTGGGCGAGCGCGGTGACGCCCCCAAGATCTTCGCGAAGGTCTCCAAGAACGGCGTCCCGGTCGCCGCGATCCTGGGCTCGGTGGTCTTCGGCTTCATCGCCGTCTACTTCAACTACGCCTTCAAGGACACCGTCTTCAACTTCCTCCTCAACTCCTCCGGCGCCATCGCGCTCTTCGTCTGGCTGGCGATCTGCTTCACCCAGCTGCGGATGCGCGCGATCCTGCTCCGCGAGGCGCCGGAGAAGCTGACGGTGAAGATGTGGTTCTTCCCGTACCTGACCTGGCTGACCGCCGCGATGATCAGCTTCGTCCTCGTCTACATGCTCTTCGACGACGACAACCGCGAGGTGGTCCTGCTCTCGCTGCTGGTCGCCGCCGTGGTCCTGGCCATCGGCACGGCGCTCGACTTCAAGCGCCGCAAGGACGCGAAGCAGGACGAGCTCCAGGACGCCGCGAGCGTCTGA
- a CDS encoding biotin transporter BioY, producing MSTASVPTTAAFRPGAVLADLLPASRVRDIALVVGGAALTGLAAQIAVPVPGSPVPVTGQTFAALLVGTAFGARRGFLSLALYALVGMAGMPWFANGTSGAGGASFGYVLGMLLAATVVGALARRGADRSVLRTALTMAAGSAVIYAVGVPYLALSTGMSFGAAVAAGLTPFLIGDALKAVLAMGLLPASWKLAGRG from the coding sequence ATGAGCACCGCTTCCGTTCCGACGACCGCCGCCTTCCGGCCCGGTGCCGTCCTCGCCGACCTGCTCCCCGCGAGCCGGGTCCGTGACATCGCGCTCGTCGTCGGCGGAGCCGCGCTGACCGGCCTCGCCGCGCAGATCGCCGTACCGGTCCCCGGCTCGCCGGTCCCGGTCACCGGGCAGACCTTCGCGGCCCTGCTCGTCGGCACCGCCTTCGGCGCCCGCCGCGGCTTCCTCTCGCTCGCGCTCTACGCCCTGGTCGGCATGGCCGGGATGCCCTGGTTCGCCAACGGCACCTCGGGCGCGGGCGGCGCCTCCTTCGGCTACGTGCTGGGCATGCTGCTCGCCGCGACCGTCGTCGGCGCCCTCGCGCGCCGCGGCGCCGACCGCTCGGTGCTCCGCACCGCCCTGACCATGGCGGCGGGCTCCGCGGTCATCTACGCGGTGGGCGTCCCGTACCTGGCCCTGTCCACCGGGATGTCCTTCGGCGCGGCCGTCGCCGCGGGCCTGACCCCGTTCCTGATCGGCGACGCGCTCAAGGCCGTCCTCGCCATGGGGCTGCTCCCGGCCTCCTGGAAGCTGGCCGGCCGCGGCTGA